In Prochlorococcus marinus CUG1435, the genomic window AGTTGTATTATATGGAACCCAAGGATCATCCTTGGCATGAATAAAAAGAATTTGAGGTAATTTTTTTATTGAGTTTTGGATTCTAAATATTGGAGAAGCTTTAACATAATAATCTTCTAAAGAATCAAATCCCCAACTTGGAGCTGTAAATTTCTGATCAAATTCCCTTATATTTTTTAAAGCTCTAATTTTTTTTCTTAATTTCTCATTATTAAGAATTTTGCCTTCATCATTAAATCCTTCCCATAACTGATTTTTTAAGCGGTGAAGTAACCATTTTTGGTAGATATAATTTCTAGGCTTTTCAATACACAGACTGCATGCAGATAAATCTAAAGGGGTACTCACGCAGGCAAGGCCATCTAAAAGTTTTTCTCCTTTGTTTTTATCGTAATCTAAGCAGGCATTTAAAAGAATTGTTCCGCCTAAAGATAATCCAACTGCGTAAATTGGCAGATTATTATTCCTTTTCATAAAATCTTTGAACTCTAAATTAATCAATTTTTTAAAATAATTAATTGCTGAAATAACATCACTGGAGCATCTAGCACAATAATTTCCTTTAGCTAAATATCTCGCTGATCCAGATCCTCTTAGATTTAATTTAAGAACTCCAAAACCATTATTTGCTAATTTCCTAGATATTCTTCTTAAACCAAACCGTTTAGTTGAGCCCCCTAAACCATGTGTAA contains:
- a CDS encoding alpha/beta hydrolase, producing MELGRNNSISFSFSDYLKNKPFREVLPWIGGDLQTLRDTFVIDFGKSKKNKKIFFPINKILSKKFECDYLLGFLELPENLNSLRGFVIVTHGLGGSTKRFGLRRISRKLANNGFGVLKLNLRGSGSARYLAKGNYCARCSSDVISAINYFKKLINLEFKDFMKRNNNLPIYAVGLSLGGTILLNACLDYDKNKGEKLLDGLACVSTPLDLSACSLCIEKPRNYIYQKWLLHRLKNQLWEGFNDEGKILNNEKLRKKIRALKNIREFDQKFTAPSWGFDSLEDYYVKASPIFRIQNSIKKLPQILFIHAKDDPWVPYNTTLNLRGKFIDKFTIFITEKGGHNGFHSINGCWSDEVVKNWFISI